From one Magnolia sinica isolate HGM2019 chromosome 18, MsV1, whole genome shotgun sequence genomic stretch:
- the LOC131233764 gene encoding 1-aminocyclopropane-1-carboxylate synthase 7-like: MADGHGEDSPYFDGWKAYDLNPYDPLLNPSGIIQMGLAENQVGADLIEEWVEKHQQILSWKEGNNTSFKEIALHQDYHGLADFRKALARFMMEVRGGRAEIEPDGIILTAGATAANEILTFCIANPGEALLVPTPYYPGFDRDLKWRTGVELIPVECNSHTNFQITVPALEKAYQQALNNKKTVKALLITNPSNPLGLTIPPQTLHHILDFATHNSFHVISDEVYAGTVFSSPRFTSILEIVQSSKKYNPCTVHVVYSLSKDLGLPGFRVGAIYSQNHGVITTSRRMSSFSLVSSQTQAFLTCLLNDYGFIKRYLRTLRERLRRRHGEFVKGLKDVGIDVLEGNAGLFCWVNLRKLLGRKESWEGEMELWRVILEDIGLNVSPGCSFHCGQAGWFRVCFGNMSGKELDVALGRIRAFISHFLSGSDAGNTTSSDDVLGVAREGSPLVACLARMLDAEQQAESRA, translated from the exons ATGGCAGATGGTCATGGAGAGGATTCACCTTATTTTGACGGTTGGAAGGCTTATGACCTAAATCCATATGACCCACTTCTCAATCCATCTGGGATCATTCAGATGGGCCTAGCAGAGAATCag GTGGGCGCTGATTTAATAGAAGAGTGGGTAGAGAAACACCAACAGATTCTTTCATGGAAAGAGGGCAATAATACAAGTTTCAAGGAAATTGCATTGCATCAAGATTATCATGGGCTAGCTGATTTTAGAAAG GCACTAGCAAGGTTTATGATGGAAGTCAGGGGAGGGAGAGCGGAAATTGAACCCGACGGTATCATTTTGACGGCCGGCGCAACTGCTGCCAACGAGATTCTGACATTTTGCATTGCCAACCCTGGAGAGGCCTTGCTTGTTCCAACACCCTATTATCCTGG GTTTGACAGAGATTTAAAGTGGAGAACTGGAGTAGAACTAATCCCAGTAGAGTGCAACAGCCATACCAACTTCCAAATAACAGTCCCAGCCTTAGAAAAAGCTTACCAACAAGCCCTCAATAACAAAAAGACTGTAAAAGCCCTTCTCATTACCAACCCATCAAACCCTTTAGGCCTCACCATCCCTCCTCAAACCCTCCACCACATCCTTGACTTTGCCACCCACAACTCCTTCCACGTCATCTCGGATGAGGTCTACGCAGGTACCGTCTTCTCCTCCCCACGCTTCACCAGCATACTAGAAATCGTGCAATCCTCAAAGAAATACAACCCATGCACCGTACATGTTGTGTACAGCCTGTCCAAAGATTTGGGTCTGCCGGGTTTTCGGGTCGGCGCAATATACTCCCAAAACCATGGTGTGATCACCACTTCAAGGAGGATGTCAAGCTTCTCTCTTGTATCTTCCCAGACCCAAGCTTTCCTTACATGTCTCCTCAATGACTATGGTTTCATTAAAAGGTACTTAAGGACACttagagagagattgagaagaagGCATGGAGAGTTTGTGAAGGGATTGAAAGATGTTGGAATTGATGTATTGGAAGGGAATGCAGGGCTTTTTTGCTGGGTTAATCTAAGGAAGCTACTGGGGAGGAAAGAGAGTTGGGAAGGAGAGATGGAGCTTTGGAGGGtaatattggaagatattggttTGAATGTGAGTCCTGGCTGTTCTTTTCACTGTGGGCAAGCTGGTTGGTTTAGGGTCTGTTTTGGGAATATGAGTGGGAAGGAGTTGGACGTTGCACTTGGGAGGATTAGGGCCTTCATCTCACATTTTTTAAGTGGCTCTGATGCTGGAAATACCACTAGTAGTGATGATGTATTGGGTGTGGCACGTGAGGGTTCTCCTTTGGTTGCATGCCTGGCACGTATGTTGGATGCGGAGCAGCAGGCCGAGTCGCGCGCGTGA